The Sphaerodactylus townsendi isolate TG3544 linkage group LG02, MPM_Stown_v2.3, whole genome shotgun sequence DNA segment ACTCCAAGAATAATGACACGCTTTATATCTGTTAAGAACCGCATTGGATATTTGAGGTTTTAAAATTTAGTATTGTAATTTATCTTGACCATTTATTCCAAGCAACAGAACACATAAAGTACATCTTGAGGCAGCATCCAGTTTTCTTGAAATTTCATCTAACTGCTATTTCTTTTGTCTCTCAAAGATATGCAATATCTAGAATGAACAACTTCTGTTCTCTTTGACTGGGTTTGGCAAGGTAAGGCTTCTGAGGCTGACACGCTGAAAGTGAGTACAGAAGATAATGTCAGAGTAAAACTGAAGTCAtgacttcatttttttccccaaagaccTATAGCTACATGTGTATATGTTTTAGATTCCATATAATTGAATGATGATTACAGGATGTGGCAAAAAATAAATTAGAATCACAAAGGCATGAAGTTTCTGTTCTTTTCCTTATACGACTGTGCTGATTGACATGGTTGAAGTTTAACTGTTATATGTCATCATTTTTGTGccatttcttctttttatgcCAGATTTATCCTGTAATAATTAACATGTTTTAGTGTTGCCTTAATACATGTTAtaggtatatatataaaaagtgggTTTAAATTATACAAATAGCAAGTACattacataaaagaaaaacaagataaGCAGGAAAAGCAACAGAAACTATGTGAAACACATgagtcttttctgcacaaccaaaataagatgtcctggggatgtcttaaaaaaaaaaccagtctcCTTCTTTTTGGCCCAGacagcacaaacacacaaaaaagcatcCGGAAACAGCAGGTTTTTTCCTCTGCCCacttccagtttctctctttctcacacccaccattttctgccacttgactcCTCTGTTCTGCCCGCCATTCGCTAAAGTTGCCCCAGGATGCTTGCTCTGCAGGCATTGCTGCTGGCCTCCTTTTTAGCTTATAAAATACATAATTCAACTCAGtgtttcctgccaattctggcaatatgcCATTTTCCAAGGGGGGGAGGTTCTGTGTGTaattttcaatgaggtgtcttcaaaggcacaaacacacaatatgagaatcgaaTGAAATTCTCATATCATTtgttcatgtctttgaagatacctcatcaaaaaaaatttaaactggaAATTTATTCTATAGAAACTGAAAGCCCAGGCAACTTTTGAAGGGCAGCTGCATATGCAACCAGAATGATAGATATTAATGAGAAACCTGTTAAAAACCAAGCCCAGTTAACTTCcaattcatctttttttctttccctgtttaTTTTGCTTGTAAAATATGTGGATCAGAAAACATGTAGTGAAACATGGTGCTAACATCTGTTGTACATTTTTCCAGGTATTTCAGCACATGAGTACTAAGAGATTCATGGAAGGAAGCAATCATACTACAGTGACTGAGTTCATTCTTCTAGGATTCACAGCTAATCCAAAACTGCAGCTGAGCCTGTTTGTGGCATTTCTAATAATATATGTGGTTACCTTAGTTGGAAATGTTTCACTAATAGTTCTAATCTTCAGCAGTTCTCCCCTCCATACACCCATGTATTTCTTCATTGGGAATCTGTCTTTTTTGGATATTTGGTACTCCTCTGTCTATACTCCAAAGATCCTGGTGAACTGTATTTCAGAGGACAAAAGCATTTCCTTTGGAGGTTGTGCTGCCCAGTTCTTCTTCTCTGCTGGTCTTGCATATAGTGAGTGCTACCTCCTGGCAGCCATGGCTTATGATCGTTACATAGCAATAGCTACCCCACTGCTGTATGCTACTGCCATGTCCAGAAAGCTATGCTTAGGACTTGTGGCCCTCTCATATTTAGGTGGATTCATCAATGCCACAATTCTCACCAGTGAAACCTTCACACTGACCTTCTGTGATGGCAACATCATTGATGACTTCTTCTGTGATGTGCCACCTCTGGTAAAGCTCTCCTGTGATGTGACTGAGAGTTACCAATCTGTGCTATA contains these protein-coding regions:
- the LOC125427304 gene encoding olfactory receptor 1013-like isoform X2; translated protein: MEGSNHTTVTEFILLGFTANPKLQLSLFVAFLIIYVVTLVGNVSLIVLIFSSSPLHTPMYFFIGNLSFLDIWYSSVYTPKILVNCISEDKSISFGGCAAQFFFSAGLAYSECYLLAAMAYDRYIAIATPLLYATAMSRKLCLGLVALSYLGGFINATILTSETFTLTFCDGNIIDDFFCDVPPLVKLSCDVTESYQSVLYFLLTYNIIAPSVFILATYSFILAAILRIRSTEGRRKAFSTCASHLTAVTLYYGSILFIYSRPSSNYTLERDKWTSMFYTVVFPMLNPMIYSLRNKDVKNALKKMIRRTGF